The nucleotide window TGCTCCAGGGGACGGGGGTGGTGGATTCTATCTCTTGGGGATTGTCATTGGGTTGCAGGCGATCGTAATTTGTAGGGATGAAATCGTAGTAGTCTCCCCCGACTCGATTTGCGGTTTGGCAGGCTGCTGCGAGTTCGACTCCTTCAATTTGAGGGCATTCGCTGGGAAGGAGATGGACTTGAATTTCCGAGGCAATTTCTAACTCTCGATCTAAGCGTTCCTTGGCGCGCAATTCGTTGGTGAGTTCGTGGTTCGCGATCGCGACAGAGGTTTGATCGGCAACCAATTGTACCAGTCGCTGCCGGGTTGTCGTCCAGGCGTATTCCGGATCGCGGCTGAACACGTATATTCGCCCTCGCTCGCGGTTTTTCACCAAAATCGGCGTACCAAAAAGTTGAATCCCCGCATCCAAAGATTCCTTAACTCTCTCGTCGATTGAAGCGTTTGAGGTGGCGCGCAAGGTTGGCAGTTCCGGTTCGTCGATGGCATTTCCCGACAAAGAGCGTTTGGCATTTTTTTGCGGTTTCGACTTTTTCTCCCCCATTTGGCGCGTTGCCTGTTCGATCGCGCGACGAATATCCTGACAGGTGTGACCTTCTTGGCAGTGGAGTTGTTCGAGACGCGCTTGACCGTTCCGTTTGAACAAAACCAGCGCGCCGCCATCTGCATCTGTCACGCGGGCTGCCATCAGGGGAACGATCTCTAAAAACTGGTTCAAATTATTAAAACTGCGCAGCGCAAATCCCAAGGAACTCAGCAGGTTTTGCACTTTATTTTGTTCGCGATGCAAACGAGCGACCAGTTCTTTGAGCGCTGACACGGGGGTCGATTCAGCAACTCTTTCAGAGTTGTCTGATTTTTTGGAAGGTTGGTGGTGCGGGAGGGGAGCAGCAGTCATTGCAGCAGGGGGTGATTCAATCGAGGGAGCAGTGAATCTAAAAAACTTAATATTGAATGCTCAGAGAACGCATGGGAAGTTAGGTTTTTATTGCATTTCAAGGGTTCCCAACACCAAAGAAAAGTAGAGTTGGTAAATAATAACGCTTATCGGCAAATCTGCCAATACCCCAGAAAATAATCTCCCGCGATCGGTTCTTTGCCGTCAGCCATCAGCTAAAACCTTGCTATTTCGAGCTTGTAGTTCTTTGAGATGTTCTACAGCCTATAGTCGTATTGCTAAATCGGAGGAAGACCAAGCACTCTCTCAATTGTTACGCTTTGTTGCTGTAGTTGTTAAGCTCTATTGCAAGTTGTACGAGTAGAGGCAGTTTCCCGCCAAACCATTAAAAGTCCGTGATACGATGCACTCGTTAGAAAACCAAGATTTAGATTTTATAGGAGAAAAGCTTTGGTACTAAGGGTTGCTGTTGTTGGTGGAGGTCCTGCTGGCTCCTCAGCCGCCGAAGTCCTCGCAAAAGCGGGAATTGAAACCTACTTGTTCGAGCGCAAGCTCGACAATGCCAAACCCTGTGGCGGTGCAATTCCTCTTTGTATGGTGAGCGAGTTCGACCTTCCTCCAGAAATTATCGATCGGCGAGTGAGAAACATGAAAATGATCTCACCCTCCAATAATGAAGTTGATATTAATATTGTCAAGCCCGATGAATACATTGGGATGTGCCGTCGGGAAGTTCTAGATGGGTTTTTGCGCGATCGCGCGGCAAAACTCGGTGCCAATTTAATCAATGGAACCGTTTACCAACTCGACATTCCCACCAATCAAACCGACCCCTACACCCTGCACTACGCCGACCACTCCAACGGCGATGCCAAGGGGATTATGAAGACCTTAAAGGTTGATGTGGTGATTGGGGCAGATGGGGCAAACTCTCGCATTGCCAAAGCCATCGAAGCGGGAGATTATAATTACGCGATCGCGTTCCAAGAGCGAATTCGCCTCCCAGACCACAAAATGGCGTACTACGAAAACCTTGCGGAAATGTACGTTGGCAACGATGTTTCCCCCGACTTCTACGCTTGGGTCTTCCCCAAATACGACCACGTTGCAGTGGGAACGGGAACGATGAAGGTCAACAAAGCGATCATTAAAGACCTGCAAGTGGGAATTCGTACCCGCGCCGCGCGCAAGCTAGAAGGGGGCGAAATCATCAAGGTTGAAGCCCACCCCATTCCCGAACATCCTCGTCCTCGTCGCGTCCGGGGTCGCGTTGCCCTCGTTGGCGATGCCGCCGGAACCGTGACCAAATCCTCCGGAGAAGGCATTTACTTTGCCGCCAAATCCGCGCGGATGTGTGCTGAAACCATTGTCGAAACCAGCAATGGCGGTCAGCACATTCCCACAGAGAACGATCTCAAGCTTTACCTCAAGCGTTGGGACAAAAAATATGGTATGACTTATAAAGTCCTCGATCTCTTGCAAACCGTCTTTTACCGTTCCGATGCTACCCGCGAAGCGTTCGTAGAAATGTGTGCGGACAAAGACGTGCAACGGTTAACATTTGATAGTTACCTCTACAAAACCGTTGTTCCAGCGAATCCCCTCGTGCAGATGAAAATTACTGCCAAAACCCTGGGAAGTTTGCTGCGAGGCAGCGCCTTAGCGCCTTAAACTTATTGGCGTAGCGCAGAACAAGTTTTCCTCACACCATAACATTAAACTTTACAGCATCAATGGGCTTCACACCCCCGATGCTGTTTTTTTTGCCGTCGCTTGGCAACGAAAATTTGCAAGGGCGAATTATAGCAGTCATCAGAGGGAACAGGGAACAGGGAACAGGGAATAGGTTTTTTCAGTTATCAATCATTCAGTCATCACTACTGTGTCACCGTGTCTCCGCGTCTCCCCCTCTCCGCGTCTCCCCCTCTCCGCGTCTCCCCCTCTCCGCGTCTCCCCCTCTCCGCGTCTCCCCGTCACCCCGTCTGTCTGGCGCGATTGAACAACTTTATTATTTGGGGTACTCTAACTCATTCTTCCAAAATCAATCTCTCGCGATGAGCGTGTAATAACTCAATGCTTTGTCCGGAAACCCGATCTAGCATATAAACTAAATGCTCCGGTTTTAGGACTGTGCCATCATTTTTACAACTGCCAATATAGCGAAGCTTGACCGCTTTGATTGAGGAAGAAATCGATTCCTGTTGATTCTCCTTAACGAGGGGAAGATTGGGTTCGATTGTGAGGGAAAATAAACGATCGCGCAAATTAACTTCTTTCTTCTTCCCGGATTTCGTCGTCTTCTCGAATAAAATCTCCGGACTGGAGATCGCACGATCGATCCAAGCTTGCCATGCTTCAGTATTGGGTGGGGAATCTTCTCCCTGGGCCAATGCCACAGTTAGCACGTATTCCGCCTTCTCCAGCAATTTATTGGCAGATGGGGATCTCACCTCCACCTCTTCAATACCGTAAACCGGAATATCCCCCGGCAACTTTTCCATTAACTTTGCCCGGAATTCTTCAATATCTATTCGTCGTGCGAGTTCAAAATCGACAACTTCCCCGCTA belongs to Lusitaniella coriacea LEGE 07157 and includes:
- a CDS encoding PP2C family protein-serine/threonine phosphatase: MTAAPLPHHQPSKKSDNSERVAESTPVSALKELVARLHREQNKVQNLLSSLGFALRSFNNLNQFLEIVPLMAARVTDADGGALVLFKRNGQARLEQLHCQEGHTCQDIRRAIEQATRQMGEKKSKPQKNAKRSLSGNAIDEPELPTLRATSNASIDERVKESLDAGIQLFGTPILVKNRERGRIYVFSRDPEYAWTTTRQRLVQLVADQTSVAIANHELTNELRAKERLDRELEIASEIQVHLLPSECPQIEGVELAAACQTANRVGGDYYDFIPTNYDRLQPNDNPQEIESTTPVPWSIVIGDVMGKGVPAGLIMTMTRGMLRAEVLNRHSPAKILQHLNRVMFEDLENSHRFVTLFYSEYDPKTRILSYTNAAHNPPFLWQAQTEGITRLDTWGMLIGLEADSQYEDASVQLAPGDTVLYYTDGFTDAVDKNGARFDEDNLVDAFCWACERDYTSQAILDHLFDRVQQFIGSGSRYGDDMTLVVLRVKSS
- the chlP gene encoding geranylgeranyl reductase, with the translated sequence MVLRVAVVGGGPAGSSAAEVLAKAGIETYLFERKLDNAKPCGGAIPLCMVSEFDLPPEIIDRRVRNMKMISPSNNEVDINIVKPDEYIGMCRREVLDGFLRDRAAKLGANLINGTVYQLDIPTNQTDPYTLHYADHSNGDAKGIMKTLKVDVVIGADGANSRIAKAIEAGDYNYAIAFQERIRLPDHKMAYYENLAEMYVGNDVSPDFYAWVFPKYDHVAVGTGTMKVNKAIIKDLQVGIRTRAARKLEGGEIIKVEAHPIPEHPRPRRVRGRVALVGDAAGTVTKSSGEGIYFAAKSARMCAETIVETSNGGQHIPTENDLKLYLKRWDKKYGMTYKVLDLLQTVFYRSDATREAFVEMCADKDVQRLTFDSYLYKTVVPANPLVQMKITAKTLGSLLRGSALAP